A single region of the Pleurocapsa minor HA4230-MV1 genome encodes:
- a CDS encoding thioredoxin family protein, with protein MISVVNETNFQQEVIESDQPVLVHFWTPWCGLCKLIEPILRKLSTEQEGSIKLISINADENFKLANHYCIRNLPTIILFQNGKPIQKMDHFNNRDRLQAALEKVMQNHVLSS; from the coding sequence ATGATCTCTGTAGTGAACGAAACCAACTTTCAGCAAGAAGTGATTGAATCTGACCAACCTGTTTTGGTACATTTTTGGACTCCTTGGTGTGGTTTATGTAAGTTAATTGAACCCATATTAAGGAAACTCTCTACAGAACAAGAAGGCTCAATTAAACTAATTTCCATCAATGCCGACGAAAATTTTAAACTAGCTAATCATTATTGCATCCGCAACTTGCCGACGATTATACTGTTTCAAAATGGCAAACCAATTCAAAAAATGGATCACTTTAATAACCGCGATCGCCTCCAGGCTGCCTTAGAAAAGGTTATGCAGAATCATGTTTTAAGCTCTTAG
- a CDS encoding LysR family transcriptional regulator produces MSDIPFTLDQLRILKAISTEGSFKRAADSLYVSQPAVSLQVQNLEKQLNVPLFDRGGRRAQLTEAGHLLLTYGERVISLCQETCRAIEDLQNLQGGTLIVGASQTTGTYLIPWMIGLFREKYPDVSVQLQVHSTRRTSWAVANGQVDLAIIGGEVPTELQDVLNVIPYADDELALVLPPNHVLAQEEAIQKEDLYKLKFITLDSQSTIRKVIDKVLTRYEIDPKRLKIEMELNSIEAIKNAVQSGLGAAFVSTTAIAKELEMGVLHQAKIKEVDIGRTLAVIVNPNRYCSKAAEAFSKEILPQFTTREEFKNLESLYKNIIEVS; encoded by the coding sequence ATGTCTGATATTCCTTTTACTCTAGATCAACTCCGAATACTTAAGGCGATTTCTACAGAGGGAAGCTTTAAACGGGCTGCGGACAGCCTCTATGTCTCTCAACCCGCCGTGAGTCTTCAAGTGCAAAATTTAGAAAAGCAATTAAATGTTCCTTTATTTGACCGTGGCGGAAGAAGGGCGCAGTTAACCGAAGCAGGGCATTTACTATTAACCTATGGCGAAAGAGTGATCTCCTTGTGTCAGGAAACCTGTCGGGCGATCGAAGATTTACAAAATCTTCAGGGGGGTACTTTAATTGTGGGAGCATCTCAAACCACAGGTACATATTTGATTCCCTGGATGATTGGTTTATTTCGGGAAAAATATCCTGATGTTTCGGTGCAGCTTCAGGTTCATTCAACCCGCCGTACTTCCTGGGCTGTGGCTAACGGACAGGTTGATTTAGCAATTATTGGTGGCGAAGTACCAACAGAGTTACAGGACGTACTCAATGTTATTCCTTATGCTGATGATGAACTGGCTTTAGTATTGCCCCCCAATCATGTCCTAGCACAAGAAGAGGCGATTCAAAAAGAAGATTTGTATAAGCTCAAGTTTATTACCCTAGACTCACAATCGACGATCCGCAAGGTAATTGATAAGGTTCTCACGCGCTATGAAATCGATCCCAAGCGCTTAAAAATTGAAATGGAGCTAAATTCGATTGAGGCGATTAAAAACGCCGTGCAGTCAGGGTTGGGAGCAGCTTTTGTCTCCACCACGGCGATCGCCAAAGAATTAGAAATGGGAGTCTTGCATCAAGCCAAGATTAAAGAGGTTGATATCGGCAGAACTTTAGCTGTGATCGTTAATCCCAATCGTTATTGTTCCAAGGCTGCTGAAGCATTTAGTAAAGAGATTCTGCCTCAGTTTACCACCAGAGAAGAGTTTAAAAACCTGGAGAGCCTATACAAAAATATTATAGAAGTAAGCTAA
- a CDS encoding serine/threonine protein kinase: MEIICTRPSCAKPLNSFSDLDTEAKIRTVQQRYCSTCGMPLLLADRYLPSKLLGEGGFGAAFLACDRYKPKFPLCVVKQFKPSNDLDAHERAVAQELFEREAVVLEELGQKHPQIPNLYAFFTPIVQNTQHTGEEQYFYLAQEFIDGQDLEQELADKGKFSEAEVTEILIEILKILEFVHANNTIHRDIKPSNIMRNKQGVLYLLDFGAVKQITAGGGNPKKSTGIFSMGFAPPEQMSGAQVYPSTDIYALAVTCLNLLTDKEVEELYDSFNHTWQWHNFAPNISDRLKQILDRMLLPTPAHRFQSASVALAALTVISKQINPVTPPTKLTQIPKQNQPIKSPVSNTLNTPTLINTVTPPPAVSNSTPTPDLATSVPQKIRQKRTKRPFSLTEVLISAAFIGFEGALISIGLISWLAFSGESVGIIGAVMGGIMFALHRRAIEKVDLAIFALITTGIVIFIPKFHGSLTIPNVLLIATISAAAAIAITAFFRLVYQLLSRLL; this comes from the coding sequence ATGGAAATTATTTGTACTCGCCCTAGTTGTGCTAAACCTCTTAATTCTTTTAGCGATCTGGATACAGAAGCCAAGATTAGAACAGTACAGCAAAGATACTGTAGCACCTGTGGAATGCCCCTGCTGTTAGCCGATCGCTATCTCCCTTCAAAATTACTCGGAGAGGGTGGATTTGGGGCAGCTTTTTTAGCTTGCGATCGCTATAAACCAAAGTTTCCTTTATGTGTCGTCAAGCAGTTTAAGCCTTCTAATGATCTTGATGCTCATGAGCGAGCAGTTGCCCAAGAACTATTTGAAAGAGAAGCAGTTGTTTTAGAAGAACTCGGTCAAAAACATCCCCAAATTCCCAATTTATATGCTTTTTTTACGCCAATAGTCCAGAATACGCAGCATACAGGCGAAGAACAGTATTTTTATTTGGCACAAGAATTTATCGATGGACAGGATTTAGAACAAGAATTAGCCGACAAAGGTAAGTTTTCTGAAGCGGAGGTGACCGAAATTTTAATCGAGATTCTCAAAATATTAGAGTTCGTTCACGCAAATAATACGATCCATCGAGATATCAAACCGTCTAACATTATGCGCAATAAGCAGGGAGTTTTATATCTGCTAGATTTTGGTGCAGTAAAGCAGATTACAGCAGGGGGTGGTAATCCTAAAAAATCCACAGGCATCTTTTCGATGGGGTTTGCTCCTCCCGAACAAATGTCAGGTGCGCAAGTATATCCCTCAACAGACATTTATGCTTTAGCTGTTACCTGCCTTAATTTACTGACGGATAAAGAAGTAGAAGAACTGTATGATTCATTTAACCATACTTGGCAATGGCATAATTTTGCCCCAAATATCAGCGATCGCCTGAAGCAAATTCTGGATCGAATGCTCTTGCCAACTCCCGCTCACCGTTTTCAGTCGGCTAGTGTGGCTTTAGCGGCTTTGACGGTAATATCTAAGCAGATTAATCCTGTTACCCCACCAACAAAACTAACTCAAATACCCAAACAAAATCAACCAATTAAATCCCCTGTATCGAACACGCTGAACACACCTACGCTAATAAATACAGTAACACCTCCTCCTGCTGTTTCAAATTCTACTCCGACACCTGATCTTGCTACATCTGTACCTCAGAAAATACGGCAAAAAAGAACAAAACGCCCTTTTTCTCTGACAGAAGTTCTTATTAGTGCTGCCTTTATTGGTTTTGAAGGAGCATTGATCTCGATTGGTTTGATTAGCTGGCTTGCCTTTTCTGGAGAAAGTGTGGGGATTATTGGCGCTGTAATGGGTGGAATTATGTTTGCTCTCCATCGTCGCGCTATTGAAAAAGTCGATCTGGCAATTTTTGCCTTAATTACCACTGGCATAGTGATTTTTATCCCCAAATTCCATGGCAGTTTAACCATCCCAAATGTTCTGCTCATTGCAACCATATCCGCTGCTGCTGCGATCGCCATTACCGCTTTTTTTCGTTTGGTGTATCAACTACTATCACGTTTGCTTTAA
- a CDS encoding site-specific DNA-methyltransferase produces the protein MSKHGILYQGDCLQLLSALPDESVDLVFADPPFNLGKKYGEGVNDQMELGRYIDWSQKWLSESIRVLKPGGSLFVFNLPKWCIEYGAYLSRKGMCFRHWIACRMPKAFPRGKKMSPAHYGLLYYTKGEPAVFNKVYTPIQVCRHCNGEIRDYGGHRKSLNEKGINLMDVWDTPEDVWEDASEANSTKVLWTLAEEMWTDIPPVRHRRHKKRVPNELAPIMLERVIAMASNPGQIVVDPFGGSGTTFYAAEKLHRYWIGSELGDTDPAIERLTNLTNGIVEEWESARGRTKSKSRKTTASQLPSPYST, from the coding sequence ATGAGTAAGCATGGCATCCTCTATCAAGGCGACTGCCTTCAGCTTTTATCGGCATTGCCTGATGAATCTGTAGATCTTGTATTTGCTGATCCACCTTTTAATCTTGGCAAAAAGTACGGTGAAGGAGTGAATGATCAGATGGAGCTAGGTAGATATATAGACTGGTCGCAAAAATGGCTTAGTGAAAGCATTCGCGTACTCAAACCTGGAGGTAGTTTATTTGTCTTTAACCTGCCCAAGTGGTGTATAGAGTATGGTGCATATCTAAGTCGAAAAGGAATGTGTTTTCGGCACTGGATTGCTTGCCGAATGCCGAAAGCTTTTCCTAGAGGGAAAAAGATGTCTCCTGCTCACTACGGGCTACTTTATTACACCAAAGGAGAACCAGCGGTCTTCAACAAAGTCTATACACCTATTCAAGTTTGTAGACACTGTAATGGAGAAATTCGTGACTATGGAGGGCATCGCAAAAGCCTCAATGAAAAGGGAATAAACTTAATGGATGTTTGGGATACGCCAGAAGATGTTTGGGAAGATGCTTCTGAAGCTAACTCTACCAAAGTTTTATGGACATTAGCCGAGGAGATGTGGACTGATATTCCACCAGTTCGGCACCGTCGACATAAAAAACGAGTTCCAAATGAACTTGCGCCCATCATGCTAGAGCGGGTTATTGCAATGGCATCTAATCCAGGACAGATTGTAGTCGATCCGTTTGGAGGCTCTGGCACTACGTTCTATGCAGCAGAAAAACTACACCGCTATTGGATTGGTTCAGAACTTGGGGATACAGACCCAGCAATAGAACGATTAACCAACTTGACAAATGGAATAGTAGAGGAATGGGAATCAGCAAGAGGACGTACAAAATCGAAGTCACGCAAGACAACTGCTTCACAACTGCCAAGTCCTTACTCTACATAA
- a CDS encoding helix-turn-helix domain-containing protein, which yields MTNFGSSDSPELLSVTQTAQVLGVTRQRVHDLVKNGQIIARKLGHYYYIETTEIERYMNQPIGKPYQPRSTTSEENSIDK from the coding sequence ATGACAAACTTCGGCTCCAGTGACAGTCCTGAATTACTCTCTGTAACGCAAACTGCTCAGGTACTTGGCGTAACTCGCCAACGAGTACATGACCTAGTTAAGAATGGTCAAATCATAGCCCGAAAACTTGGGCATTATTACTACATAGAGACTACTGAGATCGAAAGATACATGAATCAACCCATAGGAAAACCCTATCAGCCAAGAAGTACAACTTCTGAAGAAAACTCTATTGACAAATAA